Genomic segment of Dunckerocampus dactyliophorus isolate RoL2022-P2 chromosome 13, RoL_Ddac_1.1, whole genome shotgun sequence:
atgtgtgtgcacactaaAGCATGTAAGCCTCTTAAACCTCCAGGCTTATTTGGGAGCATGACATGGGGGGACATCAGGGGGCACTTGCCCAATATTATGTACAGTTTTTGCAATCAATGACAAGAACTATGTCATTAAAGCTCACAATATATttattactgtatgtcattGTATACTGgttgtttatttactaaaactgcagagagtaccaggtgtTTATTTCTGGGTTTCAACTACGTGACCTCGAGGCAGTGCAGATGGGGGTCAAGCATAAGTTACAGCCACAAACACACGGAGTCTGTGCGTCGGTGTGGGGTGCAAGTGCTTGTTTATTCCAGTGGCACCTAGCGATTAATTGGGGCACGGCATCTATTAGAATGGAGGCCGCTATTAGAGGAAATCCGATATTGGAGGTACAAAACAGGGCTGTGTGCGCCAAATACTGCATATGTTCATGCAGTTTTAATGGAGGTTTTTCCTAACAGAGAACCATACGACCCTTTACAAACAGGAGATGAAGGCGCACTTAAGCCTGACTTAAATCTTCTACAAATGACATATAAGCTTGTATAAGAATCACAATCTGGGTGGGGGGGGCACATGAAGTCGACGTCCAGATTAACTGCCTCTCTGTAGTCCCTTTTGTCCTCCATGGCTGCCTGAAGGAGCTTCTTGCGTTACATAATATGACTAATGAGTCACCATATAGTTTACATGTTCCAGGGAAATGTTTGGTTAATAAACACTCATCTTTGCTATGTTTATATCCTCCCACTCTctgctgcttgtgtgtctgTGCTGGAACGTAGTCACTAACCCTATGACCAACaccactattattattattgttactactAGTTTAATCTAAATACAATAGTACTGTTTTATTACAGTGGTTGTCCTCTtttgtttacagtatattaagTGTTCCTTCATTGTCAGcccataaaaatacaattgtatCTCTGCCATACAGTTGTTGTGACTGTAGCTGCGAACTTTATCCTGTTTCTCTTGCAGAAAATACGAGAGCGAGGAGCGACAAGTTCGCCGCCCAGAACAACCTCCCGAAATACGAACACGTACTGCATCCACGCACCACCGGGTTCACTTTCATTGTGGACCGGTTACGGAAAGGTCAGAAGTTTAATCTGTCAAACAGAGGCCCCCCAAAATGAGCCCTGATGCCATGATAGCTGGATGTTTGAATGATCATACAATgtagccccttttccaccatTGTTTCCAGGGTAAAAAGAATGTGGTGAACTATGTGGTTGACGCAACCAGCGCACCTCGGAGTTCAGGGTTATTTTGTGGGGGAAAGTATTgagtattcatttattttggacAATCTAGGCTTCCAAATTTGTAGGGGCtgtattaaaaatgtacaaaggcTGCTGATCAAATTGGAGCTAAAACGGTGGACAaaacacatgacacacacacacaaaaaaaaaacaaaccccagaATAATTAAATCAAAAATTGAATTTGTGTTCCCTTATTTGTAATGATACATCAaatgtttggggaaaaatactCATCAAGCCCTGGTCCACCAAGTTTTTAgtactaaaaagtgcctgcttaagCTTTTGTCAACAATTCCCATTCTCTTTATGCCTCAGGCCAACGTCTCAAGTAAATGTTTTGGTACCTTCGGTAATGTCCCAGTACCCACTACAGCGTACTCGCGTCTTTTTCCAATTCCCAGACAGCCAACTGCTGCCTCTAATGTTTCCCTATGAGCGAATCATTCTGGCAGTCCTCCAATGTTCTTAAATACTAACTCTGACCCCACTACTCCCCACCTCCCATCATGCTGGACACTAACTCTCCAAGCAGGTGTTGTGGAAGTGTGATGTCATCGCACTCGTCTAATTCTGTACCTTCTGTGTCCCTGATgaacatggtggtggtggtttcaACAGTCTGcctcagttttatttttatagttCTACGTTCCAGTGGGACAAGGACAGATGTTTATTTAAACACTTAAAATGTTGGGTCTGTTCTCAGGAGACAACCTGGACGCTGTCCACGACATCACCGTGGCGTATCCCAAGAACATCCCCCAGACGGAACGCCACCTCATGCTCGGCCATTTCCCCCGTGAGATCCACTTCCATGTGCGGCGCTATCCCGTTGCGTCGCTGCCTGCTCCCTCCGCCGACCTGGAGTCCTGGTGTCGTGAGCGCTGGGCCGAGAAGGAGGTCCGCCTGCGGGACTTCTATTCGGGCCAGCCGCGGGGCTTCGAGCGGGAGGGCGTCGCTCGCGTGCCGCCGTGCAAATCGGAGCTGCGCGTGTCTCTGATCAAAGCCGCCTCCCTGCTCTACTGGAGCGCTTTTATCGCGCTGTGCTTCGCCGGCCTGTGGCTTTGGGCCCCCTTCAGGCTGTACTTGGTGGTCATGGTGGGGGTGTTCGTTGCCCAGCAGAAGCTGGCCGGCGGGCTGGAGCTGCTGGAGCTGGCCTGCCATCGCTATTGGACGGCTGTTTGCGCTGCCACTGCAAATGAGAAGGAGAACATGCTGGATGGAAAGATCAAGTGAGGACACTTGACGGTCCACTAATGCGTTTAGAAAGGGAATAAGACCTCCTGACCTCAGCGGAGACCCCTTACAAGGATGTGGGGACTTCATCCGCCGTGATCCTCAGTTTGTGTATCCTTTTATTAGCTCCGCCAATCATCGAATTGCGTAAGACGCAGGGTTTACTTGTGGTAGACGATTTCTTTTGTTAGTTAGCTCTATCTGCACTATCTCTACTagaggtgtcccgatacaacattttcacttccgatcagataccgatattgcagccttgaatatcatcAGATACCGATTTCAATCCAATATCAGCATGAATCATACATAATTTTCGGACTTATTTTTTGGTGTGGAATGTTggaaaggcttgatcaagtgatagtACTCAAATAAAGAACAATAATCagcaggtatgagaaaaacggaCCCATGTACTTCCTTAAGCATGTGGGGTGTAGTTTTATCCACATTGTAGTagcagctaggcataatatagcgaggtccgaggtgctcaattaagcTTTTAAACCCGACTTTACTCTCCATcgacaggggctggtcatcttttctgtcaCAGCTAATGACTTCTGTTGTCCCGTGTGACGCTGCTTCAAATGTGCAGtgagtttggtcgtattaaacttccccggttctgtccCACCATCGGAAACTTGTGCACAACAagtgttgcactcagctgcaacgtctttttcggactttaatGAAGATCCTTGCCTAACATCTTAGCACATACTGTTGTTGTGGTAACGCGGGCTCTATCCGGCGGCTGCTGGATTGAcgtgctggggcggagtctggaatgtGGATTGCTACtatcagagattttagatgtAGGCCgattataatttgtttttttgctgatattgtcctgatatctgatatcagtattggatcgggacacccctaagtATTACACAAAACAGCAACCCAATTTTCACCAGGTACACGAGTCAAGGAGGAACCCATTTAATTTTAGTGCAGGAATTTATTTACCCTTTTCTTCGCTTGAATCACTGTAGCCGCTTTTTTTCTGCACAGTACCAGCACTACTAGGCTCAGTTTTCAAAATAGTACCGCTGGAAACTGCAAAATCCACCAAACATATCCGTCGGAAGGAGACCCACTaacaaacagcaacaatggatGCGAACAAGGGTCTCCTCCTATATTTGCTTCTTGACAAATCCAAGTGGAGACTGAgggctgcagcaaagtggagactatgGAGTATAATACTACAAGTTCAAATTAGATTGTGTCATTTCTATAGCTCAACCAATGAGCAACCAGCAGTGGTTTACGTTACCCATATGGTGCCCCAGCTAGTACCTGCATTTACCACTGGAAACGCGGCAATAGCGAGTGGTGACGCCGCGAACCAACCAGCTGCAGTGCTAAAAATGGCAGTTTGTCCATTTACATCGTCGTCCTTGAACCATAGTATTAAAGTAATCAATTTTACAGATTTATCTATTCTCGTTCTCATTGttatgtctttttaaaaaataatcagttACAATTACACCATTGCGTTTTATGATACATTTTCTGTGTCGTCctgtcttgtttttgtcccacgcgTCCCTTCGATGGAGCAAAGCCATACACGTACAGAGCACCTGCACCTGCACCTGCAAGGACTCATCCATACCGTTCAGTCAGTCATGGTAATAAATGAGAAAATTGCAGAAAGGACATTTTATAATTCCTGGAGAATTATCACTAAAGTAAATGGCTACCTGTATTATAAAATACCTAAAGTGGGTAATTACAGGAAAAAACACGCTTTTTTTGCACATAAAAAGCCAAAGGTGATCCTGCCatggatgttaaaaaaaattaaaagaatgTACGCACTGACGAGGGTTCACATAGCTACACTTTTTCATAATCAAGTCAAGAttggaagattttttttatgtggtttaGCGTTTAAAGCAGTTTAAAGCAgtagttctcaactggtttggctgcggaaCCACCGAATCATCAGCCCTTAatgacaagcggtgacccaaattgAAATTTCTCAAGTATCTTCTATTCCACAAGGAGCTGGAATTTGAGGGAGTGCACaagtttagtaaaaaaaaaatgtatccacAAACTcaattattttaacaaaattgTCTGTAAAAGTTCGAAAACTGAACATGCAGAAATAAAGCATGACAATGCTAACTTATGGAAGATACAAAAGAATTTCTCTGTGACTTTCAACATAACCGAAATGCACAAATGCGCTAGCTCGATGCTAATTAACATTAAAAATCCCATAACCCCGCTAGCGATTAGCATTAGCAGTTTTACAAGGCCATTCCGAACACCTCCACATATGACAATTGAATAGACAACTAATATGTAAATTCCACTTAAACAGCTGATTTATAATAAGCATAAAATGCTTACAGTCAAACATTTTgtaaggctcaacaagagacaggatgGCACAAACAGAACAAAGACCCATGCAGTTGGAATGGTTAGATTCAATAACATTGACATCAATACCATGTAGCAAAGGCCTGCTCGACAAGAAGTACTGGAATAAGGAACCCAT
This window contains:
- the lclat1 gene encoding lysocardiolipin acyltransferase 1 isoform X1; the encoded protein is MAVSVRGLYFMLTLFLASFFGSIFMLGPVLPLMLLSPAWYRWITDRIVATWLTLPVSLLELVFGVKVVITGDAFVPGERSVIIMNHRTRLDWMFLWCCLLRYSYLRLEKICLKAALKAVPGFGWAMQVACFVFIHRRWEKDKEHLENMLDYFCDIREPLQLLLFPEGTDLTENTRARSDKFAAQNNLPKYEHVLHPRTTGFTFIVDRLRKGDNLDAVHDITVAYPKNIPQTERHLMLGHFPREIHFHVRRYPVASLPAPSADLESWCRERWAEKEVRLRDFYSGQPRGFEREGVARVPPCKSELRVSLIKAASLLYWSAFIALCFAGLWLWAPFRLYLVVMVGVFVAQQKLAGGLELLELACHRYWTAVCAATANEKENMLDGKIK
- the lclat1 gene encoding lysocardiolipin acyltransferase 1 isoform X2; translation: MNHRTRLDWMFLWCCLLRYSYLRLEKICLKAALKAVPGFGWAMQVACFVFIHRRWEKDKEHLENMLDYFCDIREPLQLLLFPEGTDLTENTRARSDKFAAQNNLPKYEHVLHPRTTGFTFIVDRLRKGDNLDAVHDITVAYPKNIPQTERHLMLGHFPREIHFHVRRYPVASLPAPSADLESWCRERWAEKEVRLRDFYSGQPRGFEREGVARVPPCKSELRVSLIKAASLLYWSAFIALCFAGLWLWAPFRLYLVVMVGVFVAQQKLAGGLELLELACHRYWTAVCAATANEKENMLDGKIK